The following coding sequences are from one Cystobacter fuscus DSM 2262 window:
- a CDS encoding M1 family metallopeptidase, with protein MARRDPHSYSDDTQPETERLSWKARVDFQTRRLHAEATLTLKEASAGPLDLDTRELEVESVVDGEGRPLSFLVSPAEPILGSRLRVELRPGVKQLTVRYRTSPGASALQWLTPAQTAGGQAPYLFSQCQAIHARSVVPMQDTPRLRIRYEAELTVPRELRAVMAAGFVGREEKGEEAVERYEMPQPIPPYLLAFAVGRLASKELGPRSRVWAEPEVLERAAAEFADVDAMLRAAEALFGPYDWERFDLLTMPPSFPYGGMENPRLTFLTPTLLAGDKSLVSVVAHELAHSWTGNLVTNASAEHFWLNEGFTVFAERRIVEALYGKDVAALHATLGRGALEETLQHFKEHPQLTCLRTHLTGVDPDEAFSLVPYEKGYLFLRAIEDAVGRDAFDGFLRDYLQEHRFQALTTEEFTAFVERRLPGALAKVDAEAYLSRPGIPPGAPTAHSERLAALARFTGQVPSTEDVKDWTPPEWQLYIERLPAQAPRKTLRELDERFHLTRSGNAEVLVAWLTVALRSGWEPAWERAATFLGEVGRMKYLKPLYGALVKSPEGKVRARQLFQDYAERYHPIARAAVESILQRT; from the coding sequence ATGGCCCGACGCGATCCGCACTCGTACAGTGATGACACCCAACCCGAGACCGAGCGCCTCTCCTGGAAGGCGCGCGTGGACTTCCAGACCCGGCGGCTGCACGCCGAGGCGACCCTCACGTTGAAGGAGGCCTCCGCGGGGCCGTTGGACCTGGACACCCGGGAGCTGGAGGTGGAGTCGGTGGTGGATGGAGAGGGCCGACCCCTGTCGTTTCTCGTGTCACCTGCCGAACCCATCCTGGGCAGCCGCCTGCGCGTGGAGCTGCGTCCGGGTGTGAAGCAGCTGACGGTGCGCTACCGCACCTCGCCCGGAGCGAGCGCCCTGCAGTGGCTCACGCCCGCCCAGACGGCGGGAGGCCAGGCGCCGTACCTCTTCAGCCAGTGCCAGGCCATCCACGCGCGCTCGGTGGTGCCGATGCAGGACACGCCGCGGCTGCGCATCCGCTACGAGGCGGAGCTCACCGTGCCGCGCGAGCTGCGGGCGGTCATGGCCGCGGGCTTCGTCGGGCGCGAGGAAAAGGGCGAGGAGGCGGTGGAGCGCTACGAGATGCCCCAGCCCATTCCCCCCTACCTGCTGGCGTTCGCGGTGGGGCGGCTCGCGTCCAAGGAGCTGGGGCCGCGCTCGCGCGTGTGGGCCGAGCCCGAGGTGCTCGAGCGCGCCGCGGCCGAGTTCGCGGACGTGGACGCCATGCTGCGCGCGGCCGAGGCGCTCTTCGGCCCGTATGACTGGGAGCGGTTCGATCTGCTGACGATGCCGCCCTCGTTCCCCTACGGCGGCATGGAGAACCCGCGCCTGACGTTCCTCACCCCCACCCTGCTCGCCGGGGACAAGAGCCTGGTGTCGGTGGTGGCGCACGAGCTGGCGCATTCCTGGACGGGCAACCTCGTCACCAACGCGTCCGCCGAGCACTTCTGGCTCAACGAGGGCTTCACCGTCTTCGCCGAGCGGCGCATCGTGGAGGCGCTCTACGGCAAGGACGTGGCGGCGCTGCACGCCACCCTGGGCCGGGGCGCGCTGGAGGAGACGCTCCAGCACTTCAAGGAGCACCCTCAGCTCACGTGCCTGCGCACCCACCTGACGGGCGTGGATCCGGACGAGGCCTTCTCGCTCGTGCCGTACGAGAAGGGCTACCTCTTCCTGCGCGCCATCGAGGACGCGGTGGGCCGCGACGCCTTCGACGGCTTCCTGCGCGACTACCTCCAGGAGCACCGCTTCCAGGCGCTCACCACCGAGGAGTTCACCGCCTTCGTGGAGCGGCGCCTGCCGGGCGCGCTGGCGAAGGTGGACGCGGAGGCCTACCTGAGCCGGCCGGGCATCCCTCCGGGCGCGCCCACGGCCCACTCCGAGCGGCTCGCGGCCCTGGCGCGCTTCACGGGCCAGGTGCCCTCCACCGAGGACGTGAAGGACTGGACCCCGCCCGAGTGGCAGCTCTACATCGAACGGCTGCCCGCGCAGGCGCCGCGCAAGACGCTGCGCGAGTTGGACGAGCGCTTCCACCTCACCCGGAGCGGCAACGCGGAGGTGCTGGTGGCGTGGCTCACGGTGGCGCTGCGCTCGGGCTGGGAGCCCGCCTGGGAGCGCGCCGCGACCTTCCTCGGCGAGGTGGGCCGGATGAAGTACCTCAAGCCCCTCTATGGCGCGCTGGTGAAGAGCCCCGAGGGCAAGGTGCGCGCGCGGCAGCTCTTCCAGGACTACGCCGAGCGCTATCACCCCATCGCCCGGGCGGCGGTCGAGTCCATCCTCCAGCGCACCTGA
- a CDS encoding 3-hydroxyacyl-CoA dehydrogenase/enoyl-CoA hydratase family protein — translation MTMRIRKVAVLGAGVMGSGIAAHLANSGVRALLLDIVPPKAAPGEDTASKAFRNKFTLGALANLRKQKPSPITSEQAIGALEIGNLEDDIGRIAECDWVIEVVKEELSVKQALFAKVEQYARKDAIISSNTSGLSIKGMLEGRGPEFRKRFLVTHFFNPVRYMKLLELVAGPETSPEVMKTIHQFGEEVLGKGVVYGKDTTNFIANRIGTYGMMRVLADMQKAELSIEEVDKIFGPAMGRPKSAVFRTADIVGLDTFSHVAKNCYDTLAHDEEREVFAAPDFLKKMVEKGMLGDKTGGGFYKKDKSSGGKDILALDLKTFEYRPQGKVRYESLGAAKDVEDVRERVATVMRGQDKAAKFAERVTLDTLAYASRRIPEIADDVVNVDGAMRWGFGWDLGPFETWDAFGVKQGVERMKELGLKPAAWVEEMLAKGRTSFYGVENGKDTYWDIPSKSVKTVAQNARTLRVEYLKRGNKKISGNDSASLWDMGDGVTLLEFHSKMNSIDDGIIEMMNTALDETEKNFRGLVVGNDGGNFSAGANIFSMLWAAKAGEFETLRKMAGALQSANQRMRYSPVPVVTAPFNLTLGGGAEVALGGNAIQASSELYMGLVEVGVGLIPGGGGTMMFLRNVMGAYAGDKDFDPFPFIKKVFLTIGTAKVGTSAEEAREMGFLTAADGISANRDFLLSDAKQRVIGMANAGFRAPRPTRFRLPGPSGYATIDMMLYDMEINGQVSAHDRKIAQKLARVITGGDTSPSVLLSEERVLELELEAFLSLAGESKTQDRLQYMLEKGKPLRN, via the coding sequence ATGACGATGCGGATCCGCAAAGTGGCAGTGCTGGGCGCGGGCGTGATGGGCAGTGGCATCGCCGCGCACCTGGCCAACTCGGGTGTTCGCGCTCTCCTCCTGGACATCGTGCCGCCCAAGGCGGCGCCCGGCGAGGACACGGCCTCCAAGGCGTTTCGCAACAAGTTCACGCTGGGCGCCCTGGCCAACCTGCGCAAGCAGAAGCCGAGCCCCATCACCAGCGAGCAGGCGATTGGGGCGCTGGAGATCGGCAACCTCGAGGACGACATCGGCCGCATCGCCGAGTGTGACTGGGTCATCGAGGTGGTGAAGGAGGAGCTGTCCGTCAAGCAGGCCCTGTTCGCCAAGGTGGAGCAGTACGCGCGCAAGGACGCCATCATCAGCTCCAACACCTCGGGCCTGTCCATCAAGGGCATGCTGGAGGGCCGCGGCCCCGAGTTCCGCAAGCGCTTCCTCGTCACGCACTTCTTCAACCCCGTGCGCTACATGAAGCTGTTGGAGCTCGTCGCGGGTCCGGAGACGTCGCCCGAGGTGATGAAGACGATCCACCAGTTCGGCGAGGAGGTGCTCGGCAAGGGCGTGGTGTACGGCAAGGACACCACCAACTTCATCGCCAACCGCATCGGCACCTACGGGATGATGCGGGTGCTCGCGGACATGCAGAAGGCGGAGCTGTCCATCGAGGAGGTGGACAAGATCTTCGGTCCCGCCATGGGCCGCCCCAAGTCGGCCGTGTTCCGCACCGCGGACATCGTGGGCCTGGACACCTTCAGCCACGTGGCCAAGAACTGCTACGACACGCTCGCCCACGATGAAGAGCGCGAGGTGTTCGCCGCCCCCGACTTCCTCAAGAAGATGGTGGAGAAGGGGATGCTGGGCGACAAGACCGGCGGCGGCTTCTACAAGAAGGACAAGTCCTCGGGCGGCAAGGACATCCTCGCGTTGGATCTGAAGACGTTCGAGTACCGGCCCCAGGGCAAGGTGCGCTACGAGTCGCTGGGCGCCGCCAAGGACGTGGAGGACGTGCGCGAGCGCGTGGCCACGGTGATGCGCGGCCAGGACAAGGCGGCGAAGTTCGCCGAGCGCGTCACGCTGGACACGCTCGCCTACGCGAGCCGCCGCATTCCGGAGATCGCCGACGACGTGGTCAACGTGGACGGCGCCATGCGCTGGGGCTTCGGCTGGGACCTGGGGCCCTTCGAGACCTGGGATGCCTTCGGCGTGAAGCAGGGCGTGGAGCGCATGAAGGAGCTGGGCCTCAAGCCCGCCGCGTGGGTGGAGGAGATGCTGGCCAAGGGCCGCACGTCCTTCTACGGCGTGGAGAACGGCAAGGACACCTACTGGGACATCCCCAGCAAGTCCGTGAAGACCGTGGCGCAGAACGCGCGCACCCTGCGCGTGGAGTACCTCAAGCGCGGCAACAAGAAGATCTCCGGCAACGACAGCGCCAGCCTGTGGGACATGGGCGATGGCGTGACGCTGCTCGAGTTCCACTCGAAGATGAACTCCATCGACGACGGCATCATCGAGATGATGAACACCGCGCTCGATGAGACGGAGAAGAACTTCCGCGGCCTGGTGGTGGGCAACGACGGCGGCAACTTCTCCGCCGGCGCCAACATCTTCTCCATGCTGTGGGCGGCCAAGGCCGGCGAGTTCGAGACGCTGCGCAAGATGGCGGGCGCGCTGCAGTCGGCCAACCAGCGCATGCGCTACAGCCCGGTGCCCGTGGTGACCGCGCCCTTCAACCTGACGCTCGGCGGCGGCGCCGAGGTGGCCCTGGGCGGCAACGCCATCCAGGCCTCGAGCGAGCTGTACATGGGCCTCGTCGAGGTGGGCGTGGGCCTCATCCCCGGTGGCGGCGGCACCATGATGTTCCTGCGCAACGTGATGGGCGCGTACGCGGGGGACAAGGACTTCGATCCCTTCCCCTTCATCAAGAAGGTGTTCCTCACCATCGGCACCGCCAAGGTGGGCACCAGCGCCGAGGAAGCGCGCGAGATGGGCTTCCTGACCGCGGCGGATGGCATCAGCGCCAACCGGGACTTCCTGCTGTCGGACGCCAAGCAGCGGGTGATTGGCATGGCCAACGCGGGCTTCCGCGCGCCGCGCCCCACGCGCTTCCGCCTGCCCGGGCCCAGCGGCTACGCCACCATCGACATGATGCTCTACGACATGGAGATCAACGGTCAGGTGTCCGCGCACGATCGGAAGATCGCCCAGAAGCTCGCCCGGGTGATCACCGGCGGAGACACCAGCCCCTCGGTCCTCCTGTCCGAGGAGCGGGTGCTGGAGCTGGAACTCGAGGCGTTCCTGAGCCTCGCGGGCGAGTCGAAGACGCAGGACCGGCTGCAGTACATGCTCGAGAAGGGCAAGCCGCTGCGCAACTGA